A single Triticum dicoccoides isolate Atlit2015 ecotype Zavitan chromosome 2A, WEW_v2.0, whole genome shotgun sequence DNA region contains:
- the LOC119356675 gene encoding fructan 6-exohydrolase-like isoform X2 gives MAGLSLAACAVAFHLCLLVSSSASLRWLSDKPAAVTTAGGVRTRSAYHFQPAKNWQNDPNGPMYHNGLYHFFYQYNPDGVTWGNGNLSWGHSVSVDLVNWFALDAALQPSRSFDANGCWSGSATILPDGSPVMLYTGIDARGDQVQNVAYPKNASDPLLVDWVKPEYNPVIPVPADIKRDDFRDPSTAWLGADGVWRIAVAARVHDVGGATLIYRSKDFLRWERNADPLYLAHAAGMVECPDLFPVSEPGVEVGLPASGAGARHVLKMSVMDTVQDYYVVGRYDDAADTFVPEDDEDCRSWRRLDYGHVYASKSFFDPSKNRRVLWGWANESDSVSDDLVRGWSGVQTVPRKIWLDEDGKQLRQWPVEEIETLRSKRVNLLIPEVNAGGVNEIIGVMGAQADVEVVFEVPALEHADVLEPNWLLDPQSLCGEKGASVPGSVGPFGLLVMASGDMQEHTAVFFRVFRQNDKYKVLMCTDLSRSSTRDGVYKPPYGAFVDMDIEAHGGIISLRTLVDHSVVESFGGGGRACITARVYPDHVVNGNSHLYVFNNGTGAVKVSSLDAWEMATATVNVLPDGLIAASSVSRAQAY, from the exons ATGGCCGGGCTCTCTCTCGCGGCGTGCGCCGTggccttccacctctgcctcctcgtctcctcctccgcctccctccgcTGGCTCTCCGACAAGCCGGCGGCGGTGACCACGGCCGGCGGTGTCAGGACCAGGTCCGCCTACCACTTCCAGCCCGCCAAGAACTGGCAGAACG ATCCCAATG GTCCCATGTACCACAACGGCCTGTACCACTTCTTCTACCAGTACAACCCCGACGGCGTGACGTGGGGCAACGGCAACCTCTCGTGGGGCCACTCCGTGTCCGTGGACCTGGTGAACTGGTTCGCGCTCGACGCCGCGCTCCAGCCCAGCCGCTCCTTCGACGCCAACGGCTGCTGGTCGGGCTCCGCCACCATCCTCCCCGACGGCAGCCCCGTCATGCTCTACACCGGCATCGACGCGCGCGGCGACCAGGTCCAGAACGTCGCATACCCCAAGAACGCCTCCGACCCGCTCCTCGTCGACTGGGTCAAGCCCGAGTACAACCCCGTCATCCCCGTCCCCGCCGACATCAAGCGCGACGACTTCCGCGACCCCTCCACGGCCTGGCTCGGCGCCGACGGCGTCTGGCGCATCGCCGTCGCGGCCCGCGTACATGACGTTGGGGGTGCCACGCTGATTTACAGGAGCAAGGACTTCCTGCGATGGGAGAGGAACGCTGACCCGCTTTACTTGGCCCACGCCGCCGGCATGGTGGAGTGCCCCGACCTGTTCCCGGTGTCCGAGCCTGGGGTGGAGGTGGGGCTCCCGGCGAGCGGCGCCGGGGCGAGGCACGTGCTCAAGATGAGCGTGATGGACACCGTCCAGGACTACTACGTGGTCGGGCGGTACGACGACGCGGCGGACACCTTCGTGCCGGAGGACGACGAGGACTGCCGGAGCTGGCGCCGCCTCGACTACGGCCACGTGTACGCGTCCAAGTCCTTCTTCGACCCCAGCAAGAACCGGCGCGTGCTCTGGGGCTGGGCCAACGAGTCCGACAGCGTGTCCGACGATCTCGTCAGGGGATGGTCCGGTGTTCAG ACTGTTCCGAGGAAGATATGGCTGGACGAGGACGGCAAGCAGCTGCGGCAGTGGCCGGTGGAGGAGATCGAGACGCTGAGGAGCAAGCGGGTGAACCTGCTGATACCGGAGGTGAACGCCGGCGGCGTGAACGAGATCATCGGCGTGATGGGCGCGCAGGCGGACGTGGAGGTCGTGTTCGAGGTCCCGGCCCTGGAGCACGCCGACGTCCTGGAGCCCAACTGGCTGCTGGACCCGCAGAGCCTGTGCGGCGAGAAGGGCGCGTCCGTGCCGGGCAGCGTCGGCCCGTTCGGGCTGCTCGTCATGGCCTCCGGCGACATGCAGGAGCACACCGCCGTCTTCTTCAGGGTGTTCAGGCAGAACGACAAGTACAAGGTGCTCATGTGCACCGACCTGTCAAGGTCGAGCACCAGGGACGGCGTGTACAAGCCGCCGTACGGGGCCTTCGTGGACATGGACATCGAGGCGCACGGCGGGATCATCTCCCTCAGAACGCtg GTTGACCACTCGGTGGTGGAGAGCTTCGGCGGCGGGGGCAGGGCGTGCATCACGGCGAGGGTGTACCCGGACCACGTCGTGAACGGCAACAGCCACCTGTACGTGTTCAACAACGGCACCGGCGCCGTCAAGGTGTCCAGCCTCGACGCGTGGGAGATGGCCACGGCGACCGTGAACGTGCTCCCCGACGGCCTGATCGCGGCGAGCTCGGTGAGCAGGGCTCAAGCCTATTAG